Below is a genomic region from Xiphophorus hellerii strain 12219 chromosome 17, Xiphophorus_hellerii-4.1, whole genome shotgun sequence.
AACATTCTGTCTATTAATGTGTTGATTATTGTTTGTATTAATAAGGTGATTATTTCACAGAACGTGAAGAGGGTGAAGCTGAAGCTGCCACTAGAGGAGTTCTGGTCAAACAGATTTAcaggaaaataatttgtttttgtcttaaatgtaaaatgttgatACTTATTGTTGAGTTTTGGCTTCATTTCTGCTCTGATTGTGTTCTTCTTCCatcaaatgtctgtttttagcgtctgtttactccagttaacaattaatcaataaataatctATGTGACGGTTATTTAAATCATTGATTAATCGTGATTCAGCCAGCCGTTGGTgtactttctgtgtgttttctcatGAGCTGAAGGATTTCCTCTCACCGTATTCTCCAAAGGAAAGCAGACTCCACTGCTTGATCTCCACCAGTCTGGAAACCAGTTTCACGGCTGCCCAGATCACCAGCATTCCCAGTGTCGCGTCCAGCAGGAAGTTCATCAGGTACCTTCAGAGGAAAACACCGGAATAACCACACcgctgcttttttaaatttctgtttgttttcaggaTTCTGGCTCACAGGGGGGGAAAAACCTACATTTAAGGAAGTTAGACTAGAGATTAGTGACTgcagctagcagctagcagCTAGCGTAGTGTCgggtcggccatgttggatttggGACTCACAGAGAGCAGGGATCCTCTTTGGTGAGCGTGGACAGGAAGACGTTGGCGAAGTGGATGAAGAGCGCGCCGATGGCCTGCTTGGACGTGTCGAAAAacctggaaaagacaaaaaaccttaaaaacgTTTTTAAGGTTTAACTGTTTTCTATCCGGACattaaaagcaggaagtggtcTGACCAGATCCTCCAGGGCCGCCTGACGCCTGCTGGCTCCCGGAAACGCTTCACTGCAAACAGACACAGGCTGCAGATCACACGCCGACTTCAGGAGAAAAGCTTCATGCTAACGTTTTATTTACATCAGAGAAACacagatatttatttcatgttttcataaaaaagcagttttatgTCTGTAGATAgtttcaaataaattcattgTTATATAAACTGTACAGATGGAAATGACCAAAGCATGACTCTCCCTCCACCGTGCTTTAGAGCTGCAGTAATTTCTGATTCTGAATATTCTGGAGCCAgaccggatcagaacctcaCACTTCCTGGAAAATCCTGGAATCTGactccagacttttccagaccGGGGCGCTCTGAGCCCACATGGAGAGAGGAAGACCTTCCTGATGTGGTCAGGATGAAGAAACAATCAGCCTGATTGAGCCCAGGAGCCGCAGGACTCTGACCGATCAATAATCGAAGATAAGATAAGAAACTCACAGAAGAAACAATCAATTCCTGATGAACCCGAGAGCACGAgctaaggtcaaaggtcaggactCTACAACAAGACCAGAGAATGGGCTGACTGGAACCACCTCAGAGAGGATCCACAAAGAAGCTTtcagagtggcctagtcaaagcctggACCTGAATCTGATCGAGATGAGTCTGTTAAATCCATCCTGCCCACCAGAGCGGGTCAGAACTCTGAGGTTCAGGTTCGATCCAGAACCGGGCCTCAGATCAGATCGGTTCCGGACCAAAGACCCGATTCTGTTCGAATCTGTGTGAAACTCGTTCATTCTGGGTGGAGAAGTTCTGGAAGCGGTTCTGGTTCCGTCCAGTGGGAATCAGATGCCACGTTGGCTCATGAAGGCCgtccaggaccagaaccagaaccctccAGTCGGTACTCACACATCAGCGTGCTGAAAGCCACGACGGCCAGCAGAGCCTGGATCAGAACCCCGAACCGGTCCGTCAGAGCTCCGTTATCGCAGCCGTGTGGCCCGGCCTTGTTAATGTCGGACATGTTGGCCACCACGACCGGACCGAGGTCCAGAACCCGCTTCACCAGAACGACCCTGTCGAACTCGAACCGCTCCATTGTTGCCATGAATCCACCCCGACTCGGTTCCGTGTGGACCGGCGCAGCCTGCGGTTCCGTTCTGCTCGGTGTCAGTCCAGAAAGTGGCTACATCCCGAGGAGTTCAGGCGAACCGCAGCATCGATGTTCCGACCCACAACAACAGGGATGGACCCGCCGGAAAGCGGCGCAGCGACACCAACACCAGCTTCCGGTGACTccgtttcaaaataaaagcaccagCTGGAAAAAACGAAAAGAGACGGATCAAACACTgattatagaaatattttattctaaaatatatgacaaaaaaacaaataaagactgaaaatattaattatcTGAGAAATTTTAAACTAGGAAAAAATTcggaaataaagttaaatattttagtgacaaaagtaaaatattttctgatatcCAAATGTCTTGAgttataaggaaaaaaaatctaattaatatCTCTATAAAGCACAAAAAATCCCCTGATTGtgattaaaaatctttaaaattggGACATTtaataagtatttattttaaaactgtaatcaaataaaagagacttttattttggtattaaaaACCAGATATGACGTATTTAGTTTAAATGAACTTTATAGATGCTGAAGCGATGCACTGTTAAAAAAGATAACTCcttacagatttgttttgttgttgctttgatGATTAGATAATAAACtgaatattattaaaacaaaaataacctgagaagaaattttaaaaatagttttcaaatcataaattttatttattatgagtAAAATAAACTCTCTCCTAACGAACCGTCTGCCATGACTGGAGGAGTTCTGACCCCTGCTGGAGGTCAAGCCGCAGCAATTCAATCAGATTCTGTActttactttgactaggccacccTAAAACATGAATTGTACTGTTTTTTTCCTGAGGTGAACTTGCTGGAAGTCCGGTTGGACCTTCATCctgctgcagagcagaactCATGGATCCATTtagttctgctggttctgaagCAGCCCACATCACCACACCGCCACCACCAGGCGGGtcgttctggttctggagtgTTGTGTTCTGGACCAACTTCAGTCCAGAGAATATTTTCCCAgaagtctttgtgttttttgggtCATCAGTGGAGTTAAatcagaaacaggaaacagaaatagTTCTGCAGAACCGGGACAACGGGATCGTTTCATGAAAATAATGAATCCAGAATATCGAAGAATCAAACGTTTATGTTTACGGCTCAGGAAATTAATCTGCTTCATATATCCCCACAAATCCACAGATGACCCAGATTCTTCAGGGGTTCACAATAAAACCGGCCCGGCCAGACGGAACGGCCCGGGTCGGGCCCGGTTCTGCCGGGTTTGGGCAGCATAGTGACCATCCAAGAACATGACTTTACAACCTGATAACAGAACCGatgaaaaattatcaaaatatgagagaaaatgagcaaaacgagaaacaaaaaatatttttttagtttttggaagaaaaacgataaaaaatttaaatctcattttataaaaatcaagaaaagttttcagatgacaaaacctgcagcagaaccagaaccagaaccaggacttgaactagaaccagaaccagaaacaggacgagaccaggaccaggaccagaaccagaaccagaaccagaaccagaaccagaaccagaaccagtgaGGATAAATCAAGGATAATTCTGTGTGATCGTTTCTCTGAGTTTCTGTCTGACCGAGTCCAGATTCCCAGAACCTgaaaatgagaagaaatgtccaaaaaccacaaaatactttaaaacatcgaatttggaaaaattaaaattctgaTTGATTTGATGAAAcacagaaagtattcacacccttcaACCTTTCCATGTTTCCTTTGTTCAAACTCTGAGAGATTTTAGTGAGACTTTATGAGGCACAGCAAAAATCATTCCagggaaatctgaaaagtgtggcatgcatttcaGTCGGACACCCTTAAATGAAGTTATGAATCAGGGTTTGGTTTTAGACAACACCCTTCATTCTTCACTGATGACAGAATGTCTAGTTAGTTCTGAACATGAATATTGATATTTGGGTTCAGTGGAGAACAGAAACACGTGTCCGCCCGCGCGCTCTGGAGGCTAATCCTCTTCCCGCGCGCCCGGAAAAGCTCCTTCTCGTGCAGATTAAACGGAGCCACGCTTCGGCCATCTGTTCCTGCAGAACCGGCAGCTtcctctgctggttctggacggGTCCAGGCCACGCAAAGAAACTTCCAGCCGGAGGAAATCATTCAGTTGGAGCTAAAAACACatccattaaaataaaaacgtttagattattaaaaatagGTTATAATCTTTCCAgcgtcatttatttattttatttatccatctGTCTGTCGGCTGAACTTTATTCAGTTTCTGTTCATTAAACTCTGTCAATCATTTAACTGGGATTTTGTTGGGAAACAccaagaaacacattaaaatcatAATCTTTCTGTTTCATAATCATTTCCAAAGGTCAAACTTCCAGAGAggaactgatttatttttattcatatttaaatttcCCATCAGAcctgcagcagcttcctggtGGATCAACATCTttacaaagtcacatttttcatCGGTGAAAATTACAAGTTTGGTTTAATGATTGTGTATAGTTTAGCAAAGAGCCTCGAGGAAGAAGATGCAGCGTGGAGCCGCAAGGGGGCGCTGTGGGCCACGAATACTGGAAACACTGAAGGTGTAAAGAGAAAAAGTgagatttaagaaaaaacaataataataacacaaagaaaaaaatattgaaataaaaccaTTTGAATTACctggagaaaaaataaactagtaaagagttgaaagagaaaaatgactgACATGTTGATTCTCTGActgctaaataaaatgatttgttttatgaGATTATCAAATAGTTTAACcataactgataaaaacaataaactgaacattaattaatgagacaaaaacaaatggatgcatgaaataaatgatcaataaaatgtggcttaaattaaaacacaacaaagaaacaagatgtggaaaaaaacaaattttaaaatgataaaatacaaaatgaaacatggaaattatgaagaaaacaaactggAGGAGATTCATGTTCAACAGACTGAATGGATCCAGATCaaagcttcaaactaaatatgataaaaaagaagaagaataatcCAAACTGGATTATTTTAACCTGGTTCAAAgaatcagaaacacaaaacaaaacaaggcgGTTCTGATGATTAATGAACGTCTGGATTTAAAAATCATCTGTTATGAAAATATGGaaccaaaagaacaaaatatcaGGTAAAATAAACCGAGACTCAGTAAATAGGTGATCGATTAATCTCACAACAAAATAtcattttacaagaaaaacagattaaaataattgatcAGATTCACCAATCAGATCCTAAAACTGATCAGAATGGAAAGAATcatttggttctgattcagtccTTATGAacaagcatgtggcgacagtgaaCAGGATACctcaaccagaaccagaaccagaacccagcggCCATCTGAGATCAGACAGAACCACGAAGTGACAGGAAACGGGTCAGAGAACAGATGATGACCCGGGTATGGAGagaataaagaaacagaaagacactaaaaaataaataaataataaagtttttattgtaaGTTTATCTAACCAGGTGAAAACAGATGTATTAATGTAGAGTggcttttaaacaaatatactgactcagtaataaaataaattctgaattaAGTTGTTGAAACGAATTGATTAATCAACattaaactataaaataaaaccaaagtttcaatcaaaaccccaaaaacaattTAGTTCCAAATCAGGAGAAACTCCAGCAGAgagatggaaacagaaaaacttcccataaaatcttttattgttgcttttattgtcTGTTGGTTTTATTGCTGTGAAGCTCGCGCAGACCGAACGCAGACGCACTTCCTGGTTGAGCGTGCGCTGACGCTGCGTGTGCGTCGGTTGCTCGCCGCAGCCTGATCTTTGGGTTTTTCTGCGCCGTTTCTCTCTGCGCTGAAAGGTCAGTGGAGGAGTTGGCTCCAAAATATCTCTACATGTTTGCGGACATGCGCAGTGGGGAGATGCCATATTGAAACGGGGGCAGCGGCGGCAGCAGCTGAGCGAGGAGGAGGGGGGGTCTGCGGAGGACAAACCGGGACAGGTAAGACAGGTGAGGTCCCCGGCCCGCTTCCCGACGCTTCTTTACCTCCGTAGGTTCCGGTTTGCGCTGCGTGGACGCGGCGGACCCACGCAGCGAGTtctttcctcctgctgctgcttttagACGCTCTCGGAGTGAGTCggtgtgtttctgcaggaggAAGAAGCGATAAACTAGTTTCTGCGGGACTCTTCCTGCCCCCAGCCCCTCAGCGGACCCCGCAAACcggtaaaaaatgtttcattttattttccacgctgaggaaaaacaggaaattcaATAAAAACCGAATAACGTGGGGTTTAAGTTGAATTTTCTCGCGACTTAAAAATGGTTTCTTGGTGTGTTTTTGTCGATGACGCGAATCGCGGGACATTTTTCTTCGTCAGCCGTGAGAGAAATAAGTCCGTGGGAAAGCACCGGACAGTGTGGAAATGTCACGGCAGTCTCAACATGGCGGGCTGTGAGCTGGTCGAGTGGAAGAGCTGAAAACTGCCTCCGAAAATCTTTGAAGGAGGAAAAAACCGAATGGCGGCTCC
It encodes:
- the tmem110l gene encoding transmembrane protein 110, like, translated to MATMERFEFDRVVLVKRVLDLGPVVVANMSDINKAGPHGCDNGALTDRFGVLIQALLAVVAFSTLMLKRFREPAGVRRPWRIWFFDTSKQAIGALFIHFANVFLSTLTKEDPCSLYLMNFLLDATLGMLVIWAAVKLVSRLVEIKQWSLLSFGEYGDPPQAAAWLGQGGVYLLIMVLEKGVISLVLLVPGWSRLQEVLLSYIANPQLELALVMLIVPFIVNAVMFWVVDSLTMRKYKTMTGLEHSGDSKEKAEALPAGGSSEEAQVLLAESDSSEEEEEDEEQRVHVQYSGGPLRPSWVVV